One Streptomyces drozdowiczii DNA segment encodes these proteins:
- a CDS encoding rodlin, with the protein MIKKVLATGAVAASILGLGATQAMAIGNDGGTTSVNGNGASQSFGNAVTKGDGSPQFDLVQGSLNKPCVGLPLKANVGSLIGLVPITVQDVNVLSNPQNQQCTENSTQAKGDEPLSHILDGIPVLSGNGAGNS; encoded by the coding sequence GTGATCAAGAAGGTCCTGGCTACGGGTGCCGTCGCCGCCTCCATCCTCGGGCTCGGCGCCACGCAGGCGATGGCCATCGGCAACGACGGCGGGACGACCTCGGTCAACGGCAACGGTGCCTCGCAGTCGTTCGGCAACGCCGTGACCAAGGGTGACGGCAGCCCCCAGTTCGACCTGGTCCAGGGCTCGCTGAACAAGCCCTGCGTCGGCCTGCCGCTCAAGGCGAACGTCGGTTCGCTCATCGGCCTCGTCCCGATTACGGTCCAGGACGTCAACGTCCTGTCCAACCCGCAGAACCAGCAGTGCACCGAGAACTCCACCCAGGCCAAGGGCGACGAGCCGCTGTCGCACATCCTGGACGGCATCCCGGTCCTCTCGGGCAACGGCGCCGGCAACAGCTGA
- a CDS encoding chaplin, with protein sequence MLVMAAASGILTASGGYAFADATADGAAVGSPGVASGNVVQVPVHVPVNVCGNTVNVIGALNPAFGNECENKGGGSENGGSGASAQGVAAGSPGVLSGNVVQAPVDIPVNVCGNSVNVVGLLNPAAGNKCENGGGDEGNPPTEEPPTEHPPHKPPHHKPPKGHHDHDCHCGHEHNPPKPHHPPKPPKPPVHHHDDDCPPSHHHNPPKPHHPKPPKPHKPPVHHHNDDCPPTHHHNPPTPPTEEPPTHNPPTHTGWHHTPPKHHKPPQMAHTGANENLGIAGGASAALVLGGGLLMRRARAAKK encoded by the coding sequence ATGCTCGTCATGGCGGCGGCGTCAGGCATCCTGACCGCCTCCGGCGGCTATGCCTTCGCCGATGCCACGGCCGACGGTGCGGCCGTCGGCTCCCCCGGCGTCGCTTCGGGCAACGTCGTGCAGGTCCCGGTGCATGTGCCGGTCAACGTGTGCGGCAACACGGTCAACGTGATCGGCGCACTGAACCCCGCCTTCGGCAACGAGTGCGAGAACAAGGGCGGCGGCTCGGAGAACGGCGGCTCCGGCGCGAGCGCCCAGGGCGTGGCCGCCGGCTCCCCCGGCGTGCTCTCGGGCAACGTGGTCCAGGCCCCGGTCGACATCCCGGTCAACGTCTGCGGCAACAGCGTCAACGTGGTCGGCCTGCTGAACCCGGCCGCCGGCAACAAGTGCGAGAACGGCGGTGGCGACGAGGGCAACCCGCCCACCGAGGAGCCGCCGACGGAGCACCCGCCGCACAAGCCGCCGCACCACAAGCCGCCGAAGGGTCACCACGACCACGACTGCCACTGCGGCCACGAGCACAACCCGCCGAAGCCGCACCACCCGCCGAAGCCCCCCAAGCCCCCGGTGCACCACCACGACGACGACTGCCCGCCGAGCCACCACCACAACCCGCCGAAGCCGCACCACCCGAAGCCGCCGAAGCCCCACAAGCCGCCGGTGCACCACCACAACGACGACTGCCCGCCCACTCACCACCACAACCCGCCGACCCCTCCCACGGAGGAGCCGCCCACGCACAACCCGCCGACCCACACCGGTTGGCACCACACGCCTCCGAAGCACCACAAGCCGCCGCAGATGGCGCACACCGGTGCCAACGAGAACCTGGGCATCGCCGGTGGCGCCAGCGCCGCGCTGGTGCTCGGTGGCGGCCTGCTGATGCGCCGCGCCCGCGCCGCGAAGAAGTGA
- a CDS encoding acetyl-CoA C-acetyltransferase, whose protein sequence is MPDALDVVICEPLRTPIGRFGGVFAGERPAALAARVIAEVVARTGIDPDRVDEVILGHSYPSAEAPAIGRVAALDAGLPQSVTGLQTDRRCGSGLQAVLDAAMQIRAGFSEVVIAGGVDVMSGAPYYTHDGRWGIKGPGLQLHDALARGRVTAGGVHHPVPGGMIETAENLRRTYGISREDQDALALRSQRRAGLAAAEGRYEKETVPVTVKTRKGETVISADEHPRPDTTAEQLAALRPVMLKSDPEATVTAGNASGQNDAAAACLVTGAATAERLGLTPLVRLVSFARAGVPAATMGLGPVPATQAALGRAGLTLADLDLIELNEAFAAQVLACTREMGLGEKDHEERINVNGSGVSLGHPVGATGARILATLTRELHRREARYGLETMCIGGGQGLAAVFERVAP, encoded by the coding sequence GTGCCCGACGCCCTCGATGTCGTGATCTGCGAACCCCTGCGCACCCCCATCGGCCGCTTCGGCGGGGTGTTCGCCGGGGAGCGGCCGGCCGCCCTCGCGGCCCGGGTGATCGCCGAGGTCGTCGCCCGGACCGGCATCGACCCCGACCGGGTGGACGAGGTGATCCTCGGCCACTCCTATCCCTCGGCGGAGGCCCCCGCGATCGGCCGGGTCGCCGCCCTGGACGCCGGGCTCCCGCAGTCGGTGACCGGCCTCCAGACCGACCGCCGCTGCGGCTCCGGGCTCCAGGCGGTCCTGGACGCGGCCATGCAGATCCGGGCCGGGTTCAGCGAGGTCGTGATCGCGGGCGGCGTCGACGTGATGAGCGGCGCCCCGTACTACACGCACGACGGGCGCTGGGGCATCAAGGGCCCCGGCCTCCAGCTCCACGACGCGCTCGCCCGGGGCCGGGTCACCGCGGGCGGCGTCCACCACCCGGTGCCCGGCGGCATGATCGAGACCGCGGAGAACCTGCGCCGGACGTACGGGATCAGCCGCGAGGACCAGGACGCGCTGGCCCTGCGCTCGCAGCGGCGGGCGGGCCTGGCCGCCGCCGAGGGCCGGTACGAGAAGGAGACGGTCCCGGTCACGGTGAAGACCAGGAAGGGCGAGACGGTGATCTCCGCCGACGAGCACCCCCGCCCCGACACCACCGCCGAACAGCTCGCCGCGCTCCGCCCGGTCATGCTGAAGTCCGATCCGGAGGCCACCGTCACCGCGGGCAACGCCAGCGGCCAGAACGACGCGGCCGCCGCCTGCCTGGTGACCGGCGCCGCCACCGCCGAACGCCTCGGCCTCACCCCGCTCGTCCGGCTGGTCTCCTTCGCCCGGGCCGGGGTGCCCGCGGCGACCATGGGCCTCGGCCCCGTCCCCGCGACCCAGGCCGCGCTCGGCCGCGCCGGGCTCACGCTCGCCGACCTCGACCTGATCGAGCTGAACGAGGCGTTCGCCGCCCAGGTCCTGGCCTGCACCCGCGAGATGGGCCTCGGCGAGAAGGACCACGAGGAGCGGATCAACGTGAACGGCTCCGGCGTCTCGCTGGGCCACCCGGTCGGCGCGACCGGCGCCCGCATCCTCGCCACGCTCACCCGCGAACTGCACCGCCGCGAGGCCCGCTACGGCCTGGAGACCATGTGCATCGGCGGCGGCCAGGGCCTCGCCGCGGTCTTCGAGCGCGTCGCGCCCTGA
- a CDS encoding LysR family transcriptional regulator, with translation MELRHLAAFLAVAEELHFGRAAKRLRMAQPPLSQQIRRLERELGVQLFERNTRSVRLTSAGESFLQPVRTVLDDLDTAVRAARAAGQGAYGRVRIGFAGASSHETLPLLTRAVRAAHPGIELVMTGQTYADVALARVADGSLDLGFVRLPVTAPGVSCRVIDEEELVCALPLDHPLADRPEIPLDALSGEPFVAFPANTGSTVRDAMTEACEAAGFTPRVVQEAPDSYTILALVAAGVGVTLTVTSVQHIQLSGLVYRPLAGPPIRRQPALAWRTDNPSAALRAVLDVAERALPTPLRRGAS, from the coding sequence ATGGAGCTGCGCCACCTCGCCGCGTTCCTCGCCGTGGCGGAGGAACTGCACTTCGGCCGCGCCGCCAAACGGCTCCGGATGGCGCAGCCGCCGCTGAGCCAGCAGATCCGCCGCCTGGAGAGGGAACTCGGCGTCCAGCTCTTCGAACGCAACACCCGCTCGGTGCGGCTCACCAGCGCCGGGGAGTCCTTCCTCCAGCCGGTGCGGACCGTGCTGGACGATCTGGACACGGCGGTACGGGCCGCGAGGGCGGCCGGACAGGGCGCGTACGGGAGGGTGCGCATCGGCTTCGCGGGCGCGTCCAGCCACGAGACGCTGCCGCTGCTGACCCGGGCGGTGCGGGCCGCCCACCCGGGCATCGAGCTGGTCATGACCGGCCAGACCTACGCCGACGTGGCGCTCGCCCGGGTCGCGGACGGCTCGCTCGACCTGGGCTTCGTCCGGCTGCCGGTGACCGCGCCGGGCGTCAGCTGCCGGGTGATCGACGAGGAGGAGCTGGTGTGCGCGCTGCCCCTCGACCATCCGCTCGCCGACCGCCCGGAGATCCCGCTCGACGCGCTGTCCGGCGAGCCGTTCGTCGCCTTCCCCGCCAACACGGGCTCCACCGTGCGGGATGCGATGACCGAGGCGTGCGAGGCGGCCGGGTTCACCCCGCGCGTGGTGCAGGAGGCGCCGGACTCGTACACCATCCTGGCGCTGGTCGCGGCGGGCGTCGGGGTGACCCTGACCGTCACCTCCGTCCAGCACATCCAGCTCAGCGGCCTGGTCTACCGGCCGCTCGCCGGGCCGCCGATCCGACGGCAGCCCGCGCTCGCCTGGCGGACGGACAATCCGTCGGCCGCCCTGCGCGCGGTGCTCGACGTCGCGGAGCGGGCGCTGCCCACGCCATTGAGACGCGGCGCGTCTTGA
- a CDS encoding 3-hydroxyacyl-CoA dehydrogenase: MRIRIVGAGAMGRGIAQWAASAGHTVELCDVRAEAVADAVAFVRSMLDRAVAKGRMTAADAESAVERLVPLDDPWAAGPGVELVIEAVREDLATKTEVFGRLEQALPDSAVFATNTSSLSVTRIAAALKDPTRLAGLHFFNPVPLMRIVEVVPGAATRPEIPPLLASLVEGCGHRAVTVADTPGFLINHAGRGLVTEALALLEENVGEPADIDRIAREVLGLRMGPFELMDLTGLDVTAAVIDSIWEGFRYEDRLRPSFLTPNRVAAGLHGRKTGRGWYAYGPEAAGPAPEPPVAGNADRPVHVFAPDPAREADAAVLREALASAGAAVESGDRPSGAAVVLVPVWGTPVSSAVAAHGLPAGRAFGVDPLPAAGRRRVLAVTPAAEAGAARDARAVLARAADGEEPFAVSVVRDTAGSVAQRLLASIVSVAASIAERALAAPADIDVAVTTGLGYPVGPLAWGDRVGAVRMLELHRALHASTGDPRHRPTRWVTERAALGLALTDPGTSPEDVLGAP; the protein is encoded by the coding sequence ATGCGTATCAGGATCGTCGGCGCCGGAGCCATGGGGCGCGGCATCGCCCAGTGGGCGGCCTCGGCCGGACACACCGTCGAGCTGTGCGACGTACGCGCCGAGGCGGTGGCGGACGCCGTCGCCTTCGTACGCTCCATGCTGGACCGGGCCGTGGCCAAGGGGCGGATGACGGCGGCGGACGCGGAGTCGGCGGTGGAGCGGCTGGTCCCGCTGGACGACCCGTGGGCGGCGGGCCCCGGTGTGGAGCTGGTGATCGAGGCCGTACGCGAGGACCTGGCGACCAAGACCGAGGTGTTCGGGCGGCTGGAGCAGGCGCTGCCCGACTCGGCCGTGTTCGCCACCAACACCTCCTCGCTCTCGGTCACCCGGATCGCCGCCGCGCTGAAGGACCCGACGCGCCTGGCCGGGCTGCACTTCTTCAATCCGGTGCCGTTGATGCGGATCGTGGAGGTGGTGCCGGGCGCGGCGACCCGGCCGGAGATCCCGCCGCTGCTCGCCTCGCTCGTGGAGGGCTGCGGCCACCGCGCGGTGACGGTCGCGGACACCCCGGGCTTCTTGATCAACCACGCCGGGCGCGGCCTGGTCACGGAGGCGCTCGCACTGTTGGAGGAGAACGTCGGGGAGCCCGCGGACATCGACCGGATCGCGCGCGAGGTGCTGGGGCTGCGGATGGGCCCGTTCGAGCTGATGGACCTCACCGGGCTCGATGTGACGGCCGCCGTCATCGACTCGATCTGGGAGGGGTTCCGTTACGAGGACCGGCTCCGCCCCTCCTTCCTCACCCCGAACCGGGTGGCGGCCGGGCTGCACGGCCGCAAGACCGGCCGCGGCTGGTACGCGTACGGCCCCGAGGCCGCCGGGCCCGCGCCGGAGCCGCCGGTCGCGGGGAACGCGGACCGCCCGGTGCACGTCTTCGCCCCGGACCCCGCGCGGGAGGCCGACGCGGCCGTCCTCCGCGAGGCGCTGGCCTCGGCGGGCGCCGCCGTGGAGAGCGGGGACCGGCCGTCCGGGGCGGCGGTCGTCCTGGTCCCGGTCTGGGGCACCCCGGTCTCCTCGGCGGTCGCCGCGCACGGGCTGCCCGCCGGGCGCGCCTTCGGCGTCGACCCGCTGCCCGCGGCGGGGCGGCGGCGCGTGCTCGCGGTGACCCCGGCGGCGGAGGCGGGGGCGGCGCGGGACGCCCGCGCGGTGCTGGCCCGGGCGGCGGACGGGGAGGAGCCGTTCGCGGTGTCGGTGGTCCGGGACACCGCGGGCTCGGTCGCGCAGCGGCTGCTGGCCTCCATCGTGTCGGTCGCCGCGTCGATCGCGGAGCGCGCGCTCGCCGCCCCGGCCGACATCGACGTGGCCGTCACGACGGGGCTCGGCTATCCGGTGGGCCCGCTGGCCTGGGGCGACCGGGTCGGCGCGGTCCGGATGCTGGAACTGCACCGGGCGCTGCACGCGTCGACGGGCGACCCGCGCCACCGCCCGACGCGCTGGGTCACGGAGCGCGCGGCGCTGGGGCTCGCGCTGACGGACCCGGGGACGTCACCGGAGGATGTGCTCGGAGCGCCGTGA
- a CDS encoding VOC family protein gives MTPRLDAIGITAADLPASLAFYRRLGLDIPAGAESAPHVEVALPGGGRLMWDTEEVVRSFDPDWNPPSGGDRLGLAFLCDSRAEVDAVYADLTGAGYRGHLKPWDAVWGQRYAVVLDPDDCAVSLFAPLAA, from the coding sequence ATGACTCCACGACTCGACGCGATCGGTATCACCGCCGCCGACCTGCCCGCCTCCCTCGCCTTCTACCGCCGGCTGGGGCTCGACATCCCGGCCGGTGCGGAGTCCGCTCCCCATGTGGAGGTGGCCCTGCCCGGCGGCGGGCGCCTGATGTGGGACACGGAGGAGGTCGTCCGCTCCTTCGACCCCGACTGGAACCCGCCGTCCGGCGGGGACCGGCTGGGGCTCGCCTTCCTGTGCGACAGCCGGGCGGAGGTCGACGCGGTCTACGCGGACCTGACCGGCGCCGGCTACCGGGGCCATCTGAAGCCGTGGGACGCGGTGTGGGGGCAGCGGTACGCCGTCGTCCTCGACCCGGACGACTGCGCGGTGTCGTTGTTCGCGCCGCTCGCTGCCTAG
- a CDS encoding DUF6597 domain-containing transcriptional factor produces MGDSYTECASRLDGARVWTLTVEPGTDHPVLPDGCMDLLWNGDRLLVAGPDTHTAPATSTGGSWAGIRFAPGTAPALLGVPADELRDLRVPLAALWPGAPVRRLTERLAEAPDPAAALEGIALDLAARTEPPDPVMRAVAARLEAGGSVAEAARSAGLGPRQLHRRSLTAFGYGPKTLARVLRLQRALALVRAGLPYADAALAAGCADQAHLARDMRDLAGTTLTAYFGRA; encoded by the coding sequence ATGGGCGACAGCTATACAGAGTGCGCGTCCCGGCTGGACGGCGCGCGGGTGTGGACCCTGACCGTCGAGCCGGGCACGGACCATCCGGTGCTGCCCGACGGCTGCATGGACCTGCTGTGGAACGGGGACCGGCTGCTCGTCGCCGGGCCGGACACGCACACCGCGCCCGCCACCAGCACCGGCGGCAGCTGGGCCGGGATCCGCTTCGCCCCCGGCACCGCCCCCGCCCTGCTCGGCGTCCCCGCCGACGAGCTGCGCGACCTCCGGGTCCCGCTCGCCGCGCTGTGGCCCGGGGCCCCGGTCCGCCGCCTCACCGAACGCCTCGCCGAAGCGCCCGACCCGGCCGCCGCCCTGGAGGGCATCGCCCTGGACCTCGCTGCCCGCACCGAGCCCCCGGACCCGGTGATGCGCGCGGTCGCCGCGCGCCTCGAGGCGGGCGGCAGCGTCGCGGAGGCCGCCCGGAGCGCCGGACTCGGGCCCCGCCAGCTGCACCGACGCTCGCTGACCGCGTTCGGCTACGGGCCCAAGACCCTGGCCCGGGTGCTGCGCCTCCAGCGGGCCCTGGCGCTCGTGCGCGCGGGGCTGCCGTACGCCGACGCGGCACTCGCGGCGGGCTGCGCCGACCAGGCCCATCTGGCGCGGGACATGCGCGACCTGGCCGGCACGACGCTCACTGCGTACTTCGGCCGCGCCTAG
- a CDS encoding CU044_2847 family protein has protein sequence MAALMEFTTDNGATVTVEVDRHAPGAQLVSRDGQHALARAGRTFDSALEGIRSAAESALAVFRDGRLKPDGVELEFGVKITSEAGAVIAKSALEGHLTVKLSWSPGSQSAPAAD, from the coding sequence ATGGCGGCACTGATGGAGTTCACCACGGACAACGGGGCGACGGTGACCGTGGAGGTCGACCGTCACGCGCCGGGCGCGCAGCTGGTCTCGCGGGACGGGCAGCACGCCCTGGCGAGGGCGGGGCGCACCTTCGACAGCGCGCTGGAAGGCATCCGGTCGGCGGCCGAGTCGGCGCTCGCCGTGTTCCGGGACGGGCGGCTGAAGCCGGACGGGGTGGAGCTGGAGTTCGGCGTGAAGATCACCTCGGAGGCGGGCGCGGTGATCGCGAAGAGCGCGCTGGAGGGCCATCTGACGGTGAAGCTGTCCTGGTCCCCGGGGTCGCAGAGCGCGCCGGCCGCCGACTGA
- a CDS encoding YihY/virulence factor BrkB family protein gives MLYRNVSKRQLAWQLLKDTVNSCMEYRILGLAAEAAFFTLLSLPPLLLGLIGLLGYVDEWTSTTTVASIERNILSAAHTMLSERGVNDFAKPLLADVTTGARPDVISLGFAIALWSGSRAVNVFIDTITVMYGLDGQRGIVKTRMLAFLLYVVALLLGAVVLPLLVVGPDRVVELIPWGTEVISVLYWPLVIVLSVAFLTTLYHVSVPVRSPWIEDMPGALVALAMWVFGSFLLRIYLTSTVEGPTIYGSLAAPIAVLLWIGVSAFAVLVGAAVNAAIDRVWPSVATAAARAANDRVRAAQAAEFVARTQAESWHGGPHDDEDDEDEGDEGDSPYMPSEFPERWSRFLPPDDVKSRLQKPGREKDPDRSNPYDE, from the coding sequence GTGCTCTACCGCAACGTCTCCAAGCGGCAGCTCGCCTGGCAGCTGCTCAAGGACACGGTCAACTCCTGCATGGAGTACCGCATCCTGGGACTCGCCGCCGAGGCCGCGTTCTTCACCCTGCTGTCCCTGCCCCCGCTGCTCCTCGGCCTGATCGGCCTGCTCGGTTACGTCGACGAGTGGACCAGCACCACCACGGTCGCGTCCATCGAGCGCAACATCCTCAGCGCGGCCCACACCATGCTCTCCGAGCGCGGCGTCAACGACTTCGCCAAGCCGCTCCTGGCCGACGTCACGACCGGCGCCCGGCCCGACGTCATCTCCCTCGGCTTCGCCATCGCCCTGTGGTCCGGCTCCCGCGCGGTCAACGTCTTCATCGACACGATCACCGTCATGTACGGGCTCGACGGCCAGCGCGGCATCGTCAAGACCCGGATGCTCGCCTTCCTGCTGTACGTGGTGGCGCTCCTGCTCGGCGCGGTCGTGCTGCCGCTGCTCGTGGTCGGCCCGGACCGGGTCGTGGAGCTCATACCGTGGGGCACCGAAGTCATAAGCGTCCTGTACTGGCCGCTGGTCATCGTGCTCTCGGTCGCCTTCCTGACGACCCTCTACCACGTCTCCGTGCCGGTCCGTTCGCCGTGGATCGAGGACATGCCGGGCGCCCTGGTGGCCCTGGCGATGTGGGTGTTCGGCAGCTTCCTGCTCCGGATCTACCTGACCAGTACGGTCGAGGGCCCCACGATCTACGGATCGCTGGCCGCCCCCATCGCGGTGCTGCTGTGGATCGGCGTCTCCGCCTTCGCGGTGCTGGTGGGCGCCGCCGTCAACGCCGCCATCGACCGGGTATGGCCCTCGGTGGCGACGGCCGCCGCCCGCGCCGCGAACGACCGGGTGCGCGCCGCCCAGGCCGCCGAGTTCGTCGCCCGCACCCAGGCGGAGAGCTGGCACGGCGGCCCGCACGACGACGAGGACGACGAGGACGAGGGCGACGAGGGCGACAGCCCGTACATGCCCTCCGAGTTCCCCGAGCGCTGGTCGCGGTTCCTGCCCCCGGACGACGTGAAGTCCCGGCTCCAGAAGCCCGGCCGAGAGAAGGACCCGGACCGGTCCAACCCGTACGACGAGTGA
- a CDS encoding acyl-CoA dehydrogenase family protein, protein MATTTHTVSNQAPPLLGYDVFGADRALGEAVERHLPPEVLDEARDGLTALGRSAGSAQAASWGTEANANPPRLRTHDRYGHRIDEVDFHPAWHRLLGHAVGAGLTGAWDRPGGHVRRAAGFLVWTQAEAGHGCPLSMTHAAVPALRAEPEVAAEWEPLLTSRVYEEGLRPAGQKAGALLGMGMTEKQGGSDVRTNTTRAEPLAEDGAYLLTGHKWFCSAPMSDGFLVLAQAPDGLTCFLLPRVLPDGSRNPFAIQRLKDKLGNRSNASAEVEFDGTWARRIGEEGQGVRTIMGMVAATRLDCVTGSAALMRQAVAQAVHHTTHRSAFGGPLVDKPLMRNVLADLAVESEAATVLAMRLAAAYDDGGESEAAFLRIAVPAAKYWVTKRCTPLVGEALECLGGNGYVEESGMPRLLREAPLNSIWEGSGNVQALDVLRVLRREPLALNAFLQEVGRARGADHRLDAAIRDMLTELADLAGIEARARRVVERIALVLQGSLLVRWAPPEVADAFCASRLGGDGGAAFGTLPHTLDLASVVARARPVDS, encoded by the coding sequence ATGGCGACCACCACCCACACCGTGTCCAACCAGGCCCCTCCCCTGCTCGGCTATGACGTCTTCGGCGCGGACCGGGCGCTCGGCGAGGCCGTGGAACGCCATCTTCCGCCCGAGGTCCTGGACGAGGCCCGGGACGGGCTCACCGCACTCGGCCGGTCGGCCGGCTCCGCGCAGGCGGCGTCCTGGGGCACCGAGGCCAACGCGAACCCGCCGAGGCTGCGCACCCACGACCGCTACGGGCACCGCATCGACGAGGTCGACTTCCACCCGGCCTGGCACCGGCTGCTCGGGCACGCCGTGGGCGCGGGGCTGACCGGCGCCTGGGACCGGCCGGGCGGGCATGTCCGCAGGGCGGCGGGCTTCCTGGTGTGGACGCAGGCGGAGGCGGGCCACGGCTGCCCGCTCTCCATGACGCACGCGGCGGTGCCGGCCCTGCGCGCCGAGCCGGAGGTGGCCGCCGAGTGGGAGCCGCTGCTGACCTCGCGGGTGTACGAGGAGGGGCTGCGGCCGGCCGGGCAGAAGGCGGGGGCGCTGCTCGGGATGGGCATGACGGAGAAGCAGGGCGGCTCGGACGTACGGACGAACACCACGCGCGCCGAGCCGCTGGCCGAGGACGGCGCCTACCTGCTGACCGGGCACAAGTGGTTCTGCTCGGCGCCGATGTCCGACGGCTTCCTGGTCCTCGCGCAGGCCCCGGACGGTCTCACCTGCTTCCTGCTGCCCCGGGTGCTGCCCGACGGCTCCCGCAACCCGTTCGCGATCCAGCGGCTCAAGGACAAGCTGGGCAACCGGTCCAACGCGTCGGCGGAGGTCGAGTTCGACGGGACGTGGGCGCGCCGGATCGGTGAGGAGGGGCAGGGCGTCCGCACGATCATGGGGATGGTGGCGGCGACCCGGCTGGACTGCGTGACCGGTTCGGCGGCGCTGATGCGGCAGGCGGTGGCGCAGGCGGTCCACCACACGACGCACCGCTCCGCGTTCGGCGGGCCGCTCGTGGACAAGCCGCTGATGCGCAATGTGCTGGCCGATCTCGCGGTGGAGTCGGAGGCGGCGACCGTGCTGGCGATGCGGCTCGCGGCGGCGTACGACGACGGCGGCGAGAGCGAGGCGGCGTTCCTGCGGATCGCGGTGCCGGCGGCGAAGTACTGGGTGACCAAGCGGTGCACACCGCTGGTGGGCGAGGCGCTGGAGTGCCTGGGCGGCAACGGCTACGTCGAGGAGTCGGGGATGCCCCGGCTGTTGCGGGAGGCGCCGCTCAACTCCATCTGGGAGGGGTCCGGGAACGTCCAGGCGCTGGACGTGCTGCGGGTGCTGCGGCGCGAACCGCTCGCGCTGAACGCGTTCCTCCAGGAGGTCGGGCGGGCGCGGGGCGCCGATCACCGGCTGGACGCGGCGATCAGGGACATGCTGACGGAGCTGGCCGACCTGGCGGGGATCGAGGCGCGGGCGCGCCGGGTCGTGGAGCGCATCGCGCTGGTGCTCCAGGGCTCGCTGCTGGTGCGCTGGGCGCCGCCCGAGGTGGCGGACGCCTTCTGCGCTTCGCGCCTGGGCGGGGACGGGGGCGCGGCCTTCGGGACCCTGCCGCACACCCTGGATCTGGCGTCGGTCGTGGCCCGGGCCCGGCCGGTGGATTCCTGA